GAAAAAGTTGTGTTCCAGTGAGAAGAAGTGCATACTACCGCCCTTACCTTTCGAACAACCTGTTGCCTTACCATACAGTTCCGCCATACATGCCTTCGCAGAAATACCTTTAGCAATCGCCAGCGCGTGGTCGCGGTAAGCGGTGATAAATTTATCCTCCGGGCGTGTAGCTGTCATCGCACCGGCTGCAATAGCTTCCTGACCTATATACAGGTGACAGAAACCGCGTATCTTCTGCATACCATACAGCTGGCCTGATTTTTCCTCGAAGCGACGCAGCAACAGCATCAGTTCGTACCAGTATAGATATGTTTCCTTGGTGAATTTCGTCTTCACGTCCTTAACCTTTTTAGTTTGCACTAGTTTCTAAATTTGTCCGCAAATATAACAGGAAAATCCTAAAAATGTAATATGAATTACTATTCCTGTCAAATTATGCAATTTCATCAAATTCAAGCACTTTTGCATATCGTTCATAATCGAAGCACCAATTTTGCTCCAGGTCAGGAAAATATCACTCGTTCAGTTTAAGAATTACCCGCAACGCGTTTTCGGGTTCGAGAAGCGTATTGTGGGCATTACAGGCCGTAACGGCTCAGGTAAAACTAACCTGCTGGATGCTATATATTACCTCTGCTTTACCAAAAGTTACTTCACCACTACCGAGGCGCAAAACGTCCTGTACAATACAAATGGTTTCCGCCTCGAGGGATTACTCGAGCGCGGCGGCAGTACGGAAAAGATCGTTTGCACGCTGAAAGAAGGTAAAAAGGACGTGGCCTTGAACGACGACAGCTACGACAAATTCTCCCGCCACATCGGCCAGTTTCCTGCGGTGATGATCGCCCCGGACGATGCTGAGATCATTCTCGGGGGCAGTGAAGAACGCCGCCGCTGGCTGGATGCCCTGCTCTGCCAGCTCAATCCCGGCTACCTCGACCACCTCATCGCCTATCAGAAGATATTGTTACAACGCAACGGCCTGCTGAAGGCGATCGCCGAAACCGGCCATAACCAGGATGCGCTGCTCGAAATATTCGACGACCAGCTGGCCGACCACGGTATTCCTGTCTTCGAGGCCCGCCGCAACTTCCTGGGACCGTTCATTCCAAGGGTACAGGCGCTGTACGATTATTTGTCAGGCACGCATGAGGTCGTAGATATTAAATACCAGAGCCACCTGCATGAAGGCGACTTTCGTAAAATGTTGATCCAGCAGCAGCTGAAAGATAAAACCCTGCAACGCACGTCTACGGGCATCCATCGCGACGACCTCCAGTTCCTGCTGAATGGCTACCCGATGAAGTCCAGCGCCTCACAGGGACAGCGAAAAAGCTTCCTGTTCGCCTTAAAGCTCGCCCAGTACGAGGTAATCCGCCAATTTAAACAGTTCCCTCCCCTCCTGCTGCTCGACGATGTGTTCGAGAAACTCGACCAGGAAAGGGTGTCGCGGCTAATTCAATTAGTCAAGAGCGGCGAGTACGGACAGGTTTTTATCACCGACACACACGCCGACCGCCTGCTGGCGGCCTTTGACGGCGATGGGGATATTATCCAGCTTATCCACATGTAGAATTACGTACATTTGCTGTATGCGTTACGGTATTACAAGTATGGGCGACGCCCTCCGCGATTATCTCAACAAAAGCCGCCTGAAACCCAGGCTGCTCGAAGTAAAGATCCAGGAAAACTGGGGAATGCTTATGGGAAAAACCATCGCCCGTTACACCGAAAGCATTGCCCTCATCGACGGTAAGCTCATCATCACCACCGCCGTAGGCCCCTTAAACAGGAACTCATGTACTCGAAAGACAAGATCGTAAAGATCGTGAACGAGATGCTGGAGGAACCTGCCGTAAGGGAAGTAATTATTAAGTAGTCATCTTCCGACCCTCTCTTCAGCCGCCGTTGTGTCACTCACTTGTGCGGCATTTTCGCTATTCAGCTTTCCGTTATGGCGAGCGAAGTGCGGCCAGCCTCGTGTTCAGTCTTCGGATAAGTGATTCGTGGCGCCTGCTTACCAGCCTCGAAGACATCGGCGAAAATTGCTTCATTTTATTCGTCATGACCAGCCACAAAAAAGGCCCGGTGCGCAAACCACCAGGCCACAATTACTATATCTAGCTTGAAAAACGTACTTGTTAATCCATATCCTTAAAATACTTAGCCGCTTTCGCCAGGTCGTTCATGCTGATCTTAGTGTTGAGCGACACCATCACCATTTCGGAGTCGTCCTGTACGAGCATTACCACGCGACCGAGTTTGTTTTCGCTGCCGCGGCTCATGATCTCTACCCGGCTACCGTCGTCGCGAATTTCCATCAGTGGTTCGAAACGTTTGTTTACCAGTTTGGTTTTCAGGTCGGCCACATCTGCAGATGCGATGTTGGCGTTTTCGATGGTGTGAATACGGATATTTTTGATCTTACGCAGCAGGCGCTTCACCTCGCGGCCTTCCCCTTCAAAAGAATTTTTACCGATAAACATACCGGCGAGGCGTAAAGGCACAAAGCCTAAACCGATGGTGAATGTTTCACCTTTGCCCCAATACGATTTGCGAAAATCGCGAAGTACGTGTTTTTGCGCGCTGGCAGAGGTTACAGAAAGCATGCAGGCGATGAAGGCGATGCAGCAGATGGCTAATCTTTTAAGCATACAGGAGGATGTTGGTAAAACGCGGCAGTTGCTGTAGAACGGCGGTAATGCAACAACTGCCGCGTTTCGGGTTAAGGTAGCTGTGTTTGAATACCGCAACGCCTGTAGAATGGCGGTAATGCAAGCGCTGCGGTATTTTGTGTGTTACTTCTTTTTAGGTGCTTTGTCCACCGCGGTCAGTTTATCAAACCCGCTGATGTCCATATCTTTCGCGATAGAAGATATCTCGCTCAGGCTGATGTCGCCGGTGATGGTGAGGGCAACAAACTCGTCGCCGCCTACCAGCATGATCAGTTCTGCAATATTGCCTTTCGCGTTTTCTTTCACCATGAACTTAAGGTTCGTTTCCTTGTCCTTAATCGTCATCAGCTCTTCAAAGTCTTTCGACAGCAGCCCGGATGCTTCGTGGAACAACCGGTTGGCGTCTTTACCACCTTCATTCACCAGGATGCGCAGGCCGGTCAGTTTCTTCGCTACCTGCATCACCTTTTTCGCATCGGGGTCGTTGGAATCGACCTTACTGAACATAGTGAACATTTTAGGCGTGATATTGATGACGGTGAAGCTTTCGTCGTTGGCGTACTTCTGGTAAAACTTGTCGATACTGCTCTGGGCCCACAGCGACGCTGTGGTGAGGGTAAAGGCAAGCAGCATGATTATCTTTTTCATCTGAATTGATTTAATCTTGATTGTAATACTGGTTATATATTGGTTCTAGAACGGTCTTAGTTTGCTCTTACTTTCTCCGATGCCTCGTTGAAGTAAGCGAGTTTTTCCATCTGGCGGGTACCCTTATTCATATTTTTGGCGATGAGTTTAAGGGCGCGCTGCGTTTCTTCAAAAGCCTTCTGCGGGTCCTGGTAAGTATCCATTTTGAGGGCTACGGCACTGGCGCTTTTTTCTTCATACTGATGAATGGAGTAGCCCACACCAAATGCCATGAGCAGAATCGCTGCTACCTTCATCCAATCCTGCCAGAAGGGCCTGATCACCTTAGCGGCGGGCTTTACCGGCTGCACTACAAAAATACTTTCGTCCAGTTGAGGCATATCCAGCTCGAGGCCGGCGGCTGCATGGAAGTACCGGAACATGGGGGCAGCTTCGCGGAGGTCTTCCGGTAATGCGTCCGTATGGCTGGCAAAGAAGTTGCGCAGGTCGGCTTCTTCTTGTTCCGATGTTTCACAGGCCCAATACTTGGCCAGCAGGGCCCTTGTTTTATTGTAATCCATATACATGCATGTTTTGTAGCTGCTCGCGTACCGTTTTACGGGCGCGGTGCAAATTAACTTTCACTTCGTTCAGGTCTATCTCCAGGATGTCTGCTATTTCCTGGTAAGCGTAACCGTCCATATCCCGAAGCTGGATGAGGGTACGGTATTTTTCCGGCAGCGATTGTATTACCTGATGAACTTTTTTCATCGTATCGCTTTGTTCCATGTTCGCGTGCGGGTTCCGCGTGTTGGCCGGCAACTCCCGCACATGGTCCAGGTCGTCCGACTGGCGGAACTTTTTAGACTTCATACGGTCCAGTGCCAGGTTACGTGTGATGCGCATGCACCAGGCTTCAAGGTTCTGCAGTTCATTCATCCTTTCCTTATGGTGCCACACTTTCATTAACGCGTCCTGGATGATGTCCTTAGCATCTTCCTCATTTCCTAGCAGGCGGTAAGCAAAGCGTAGCAGCTTTGGCTTTACGGGCATTACCTGGGAAAGAAATAGTTCTAATGACATAGTACTAGGAAGACGACTGTTAAAATCGTTTGTTACAGAAAATAGTAACTTTTTTTTGATTTTTTTAAAGAGGGTTGATTTTGAAGGGCTTAGGGTGTTTGTGATGTACTCCGCGACGTGGCGGCTCCGGGTGTGAACCTTAACTCCGGATGATTTGACCGGGGTGTAAATCTGCTTTAGCCCCGGTTCTCACCCCTGTTTCAGCATCGCGTCCACTGGGTCAGTCCCGATTATCCCCTGCTTCAGCATCGCGTCCACTGCTTCACCCTTGATCCCTCCCCCTCTTCAGCACGGCGTCCACTGCTTCACCCTCGACTCCTTCCCTCTTCGGGACGGCGTCCACTGCTGCAGCCCACTGGCCGCCTGGTACATCCTAGCTGCATCGTTGCTGCTTCCTTGCTGCATCCTAGGTTCATCTTACGTTCATCCTTCGTTCATCCTTCGTTCAACCTTCGTTCGTGAGCCTAAGTTGAACCTAGGTTGAACGAAGGATGAACCTAGGATGAACCTAGGCTGTTCGAAGGATCCTCGAAGGATCTTCGAAGGATCCTGCACCTATTTTCGACCTGTCACTCTGCTGACACACCGCTGCAGTACGTTCCCTATTTCGTGTTATTGTACTGCTCTGCCCGATTCCGTTCTTTTACGATCAGGAAACCTCGATTTATCTGTAACCCTCTAAATATCCCCTTCATGAAAAGATCACAACTCCTTTTGTTTTCCCTGTTGCTATGCATGTCCGCATTTGCACAACCTACCGGGCATGTGCCGGACGCAGATTTGCTGGACGTACAACGGCCGGGAGCACGGTTATTTTAAGTCGCCGGGT
This genomic interval from Chitinophaga horti contains the following:
- the recF gene encoding DNA replication/repair protein RecF (All proteins in this family for which functions are known are DNA-binding proteins that assist the filamentation of RecA onto DNA for the initiation of recombination or recombinational repair.), coding for MLQVRKISLVQFKNYPQRVFGFEKRIVGITGRNGSGKTNLLDAIYYLCFTKSYFTTTEAQNVLYNTNGFRLEGLLERGGSTEKIVCTLKEGKKDVALNDDSYDKFSRHIGQFPAVMIAPDDAEIILGGSEERRRWLDALLCQLNPGYLDHLIAYQKILLQRNGLLKAIAETGHNQDALLEIFDDQLADHGIPVFEARRNFLGPFIPRVQALYDYLSGTHEVVDIKYQSHLHEGDFRKMLIQQQLKDKTLQRTSTGIHRDDLQFLLNGYPMKSSASQGQRKSFLFALKLAQYEVIRQFKQFPPLLLLDDVFEKLDQERVSRLIQLVKSGEYGQVFITDTHADRLLAAFDGDGDIIQLIHM
- a CDS encoding DUF721 domain-containing protein; this translates as MRYGITSMGDALRDYLNKSRLKPRLLEVKIQENWGMLMGKTIARYTESIALIDGKLIITTAVGPLNRNSCTRKTRS
- a CDS encoding DUF4252 domain-containing protein produces the protein MLKRLAICCIAFIACMLSVTSASAQKHVLRDFRKSYWGKGETFTIGLGFVPLRLAGMFIGKNSFEGEGREVKRLLRKIKNIRIHTIENANIASADVADLKTKLVNKRFEPLMEIRDDGSRVEIMSRGSENKLGRVVMLVQDDSEMVMVSLNTKISMNDLAKAAKYFKDMD
- a CDS encoding DUF4252 domain-containing protein, encoding MKKIIMLLAFTLTTASLWAQSSIDKFYQKYANDESFTVINITPKMFTMFSKVDSNDPDAKKVMQVAKKLTGLRILVNEGGKDANRLFHEASGLLSKDFEELMTIKDKETNLKFMVKENAKGNIAELIMLVGGDEFVALTITGDISLSEISSIAKDMDISGFDKLTAVDKAPKKK
- a CDS encoding RNA polymerase sigma factor translates to MSLELFLSQVMPVKPKLLRFAYRLLGNEEDAKDIIQDALMKVWHHKERMNELQNLEAWCMRITRNLALDRMKSKKFRQSDDLDHVRELPANTRNPHANMEQSDTMKKVHQVIQSLPEKYRTLIQLRDMDGYAYQEIADILEIDLNEVKVNLHRARKTVREQLQNMHVYGLQ